In Candidatus Nanosynbacter lyticus, one genomic interval encodes:
- a CDS encoding polyamine aminopropyltransferase produces MPRFEMHKREQVSLFAAAILVAIGGIIYELILGAAASYLVGDSILSFSLATGVTLFGMGIGSLLVNYIKIHPATSFATNEIVLGLIGGNSVLLMYTGFVFTRLHWVIFAIISLAIGICIGLEIPLLVKMFQKFGRKSSVRLFSKILALDYFGALVASLLFPLIMLPHLGLMRSAYLVAALNIAVAVLILRQMKASRVVMIVSIVATIVLSGLFIYATEIENAIDKRTYKDPVMFQQQTPYQKIVLTRYKKDTRLFLNHNLQFSSLDEARYHETLSASALSSVASPKRVLIMGGGDGLLTRDVLKYPSVEHVTLVDIDESMTNLAKTNHLLTDINQRSLHDSRVNIVNQDAFQFAFSTQDKYDVVLIDLVDPSNERLAKLYSEQLYRQVGNILTEHGVMATQATSSFFSPQAFYMVANTIKSAHPGRHIAAFSVNVPSFGEWGFVLSAPNADVVMSQPLPKGLRYQNQKLLTFLTKNNAVSVPSGPVSTLISPRITDVYNADMRQWRYYN; encoded by the coding sequence GTGCCGCGATTTGAAATGCATAAACGTGAGCAAGTGTCTTTATTTGCGGCGGCGATATTAGTGGCGATTGGCGGCATTATATATGAATTAATTTTGGGTGCGGCTGCATCTTACTTGGTCGGAGATTCAATCTTAAGCTTTAGCTTGGCGACTGGCGTAACTTTATTTGGAATGGGTATTGGTTCGCTGCTGGTTAATTATATTAAAATACATCCAGCGACCAGTTTTGCGACTAATGAGATTGTCTTAGGACTAATTGGTGGTAATTCGGTACTTTTGATGTATACGGGATTTGTTTTTACGCGACTGCACTGGGTTATTTTTGCAATTATCAGCCTAGCGATAGGCATTTGTATCGGTCTGGAAATTCCACTTCTAGTGAAGATGTTTCAGAAATTTGGTCGCAAATCATCAGTTAGGTTATTTAGTAAGATTCTGGCGCTTGATTATTTTGGTGCGTTAGTAGCCTCCTTATTATTTCCCCTGATTATGTTGCCTCATCTTGGTTTGATGCGTAGTGCTTATCTGGTAGCGGCGTTGAATATCGCTGTGGCCGTATTGATTTTAAGGCAGATGAAAGCTTCTAGGGTTGTGATGATAGTTAGTATTGTAGCAACAATAGTTTTGTCTGGACTGTTTATTTATGCGACAGAGATTGAAAACGCAATTGATAAGCGGACCTATAAAGATCCGGTAATGTTTCAGCAGCAAACGCCATATCAGAAGATTGTACTAACCAGATATAAGAAAGACACCAGGCTATTTTTAAACCACAATCTGCAATTTTCTAGTCTGGATGAGGCGCGCTACCATGAGACCCTGTCTGCTTCTGCCCTGTCCTCGGTCGCTAGTCCAAAGCGAGTGCTGATTATGGGCGGCGGTGATGGCCTGTTGACGCGTGACGTGTTGAAATACCCGAGCGTCGAGCATGTTACTCTGGTTGATATTGACGAGTCAATGACTAATTTAGCAAAGACTAATCACCTACTAACTGACATTAATCAGCGGTCACTTCATGATTCTCGCGTTAATATTGTTAATCAAGATGCTTTTCAATTTGCTTTTTCGACGCAGGATAAATATGATGTTGTGTTGATTGATTTGGTTGACCCTTCGAATGAGCGACTAGCTAAGCTCTATTCCGAGCAGCTGTACCGTCAGGTCGGCAATATTTTAACAGAGCATGGCGTAATGGCAACGCAAGCAACTTCTTCGTTCTTTTCTCCGCAGGCTTTTTATATGGTGGCAAATACCATAAAATCCGCTCATCCTGGGCGGCACATAGCGGCGTTCTCGGTGAATGTGCCGTCATTTGGCGAGTGGGGTTTTGTGCTGTCAGCGCCAAATGCTGATGTTGTGATGAGTCAGCCTTTACCAAAAGGATTGCGTTATCAAAATCAGAAGCTACTTACTTTTTTAACTAAAAATAATGCGGTTTCAGTTCCGTCGGGTCCCGTCTCTACGCTGATTTCTCCGCGGATAACTGATGTTTATAATGCTGATATGCGCCAGTGGCGTTATTATAACTAG
- the speD gene encoding adenosylmethionine decarboxylase → MNTSGIQSIAVKVSGSNSALLDDADGLQKLMRDIAEAASLHPLESVTHQFSPQGVSSALLLSESHIAVHTWPESGTAYTSMTTCKPLNDVTIQQIQELVGQELAAEDITMKKVDL, encoded by the coding sequence ATGAACACATCTGGGATACAATCTATCGCCGTTAAGGTGAGCGGATCTAACTCTGCCCTGCTTGATGATGCAGATGGGTTGCAAAAACTAATGCGCGACATTGCCGAGGCGGCTAGCTTACACCCATTAGAGTCGGTAACTCATCAGTTCTCGCCGCAGGGGGTTAGCTCTGCTCTGCTTTTGTCTGAGTCGCATATTGCAGTTCACACATGGCCGGAAAGTGGTACTGCCTATACATCAATGACTACTTGTAAACCCTTGAATGATGTCACTATTCAACAAATACAAGAATTAGTCGGTCAGGAACTAGCGGCTGAAGACATAACTATGAAAAAGGTGGATTTATAA
- a CDS encoding FtsW/RodA/SpoVE family cell cycle protein, with amino-acid sequence MRNSVAGKHQTSTQSVRSHRPMYQIVLYMGLLLLLGLIVMYALGPQRANVMNYAYGTNYSDTYFFGKQLTSVAIAVVAFSVFYFVPYKWFTGERSKYVLWAGFLSCVLLFLLGSLLHLSLAKETNGAYRWFYLGGLGSFQPSELLKYGVLLFLAGFLGRRASQGKINDVHETLVPVGVISALSLLMIVVLQKDLGTGVSLIAIVLSMIIVSGVDWKIIGKILGVVAFCGLVLIFTSPHRIERVMTFIQGDSHKTASGQEDKNYHIQQARIAIGSGGILGLGIGKSVQATGYLPEAINDSIFAVMGETFGFVGLMAILALFTALLLSILHVAARLPDTTLRLIVAGIFGWIASHVVLNIAAMTGLMPLTGIPLPLLSYGGTSMLFIAAALGLVFQISKYTSHKVLEEGEGGQDLSGRRRLRRTRYAGGSRI; translated from the coding sequence TTGCGTAATTCAGTCGCTGGGAAACACCAGACTTCCACGCAATCGGTTCGCAGTCACCGACCGATGTACCAGATTGTGCTGTATATGGGTCTTTTATTGCTGCTCGGACTAATCGTTATGTATGCACTGGGGCCACAACGCGCCAATGTGATGAATTACGCTTATGGCACGAATTATAGTGATACTTATTTTTTTGGTAAGCAGTTAACTAGTGTTGCTATAGCTGTTGTGGCGTTTTCGGTATTTTATTTTGTACCGTATAAGTGGTTTACGGGCGAGCGTTCAAAATATGTTCTTTGGGCGGGATTCCTATCGTGCGTCTTGTTGTTTTTGCTGGGCTCGCTACTGCATTTGTCATTGGCCAAAGAAACTAACGGCGCGTATAGATGGTTTTATTTGGGTGGACTAGGTAGTTTTCAGCCGTCAGAATTGTTAAAGTATGGCGTTTTATTATTCTTGGCGGGCTTTTTGGGGCGGCGTGCTTCTCAGGGGAAAATAAATGATGTTCATGAAACACTCGTTCCGGTTGGGGTTATTTCTGCACTTTCGCTGCTGATGATTGTAGTTTTACAGAAAGACTTAGGTACTGGCGTGTCTTTGATAGCCATAGTGTTATCAATGATAATAGTGTCTGGTGTGGATTGGAAAATAATTGGTAAGATTTTAGGAGTGGTGGCATTTTGTGGGTTAGTATTGATATTTACCTCACCGCACCGAATTGAGCGGGTTATGACATTTATTCAGGGTGATAGTCATAAAACCGCAAGTGGTCAAGAGGACAAAAATTATCACATCCAGCAGGCTAGAATTGCAATTGGTTCGGGAGGTATTCTGGGGCTTGGTATTGGCAAAAGTGTTCAGGCGACCGGATATCTTCCAGAAGCGATTAATGACTCAATCTTCGCTGTTATGGGAGAGACATTTGGCTTTGTTGGTCTGATGGCTATATTGGCGTTATTTACTGCGCTGCTATTATCGATTTTACACGTAGCGGCGCGACTGCCAGACACAACGCTGCGGTTGATTGTGGCTGGGATCTTTGGCTGGATTGCTTCACATGTAGTTTTAAATATTGCTGCAATGACAGGACTAATGCCGCTGACAGGAATTCCTTTGCCATTATTAAGTTATGGTGGTACAAGCATGCTGTTTATCGCTGCGGCACTCGGTTTAGTTTTTCAAATTTCCAAATATACGTCACATAAAGTATTAGAGGAGGGTGAAGGTGGTCAAGATCTTAGCGGTCGGCGGCGGCTCAGGCGGACACGTTACGCCGGTGGTAGCCGTATTTAG
- a CDS encoding type IV secretory system conjugative DNA transfer family protein: MQIISWIIGTLLQWYVWMPIVAVLVFLTWRNYRRIEEFTPVESVLLVLEIPRTNDKQELAAEQLFASLHGILRDNKELRLSGGQQEHISFEIASVNGQIRFYVWVPKTLQSFVEGQIYSQYPTVQIHQANEDYTEHERDHEVAYSTELTLTTDEFLPIRTFQNFEVDPLAGVTGTLAKLETTGEELWIQVLARPIPDDWQHAADRYINNIKSGRGLSLPGLGGSMQWIVGILGALWQPPEQGVGQSTAVELSDRDKTRISEAEKKATKLGYEVKIRLVYMGESNTNAKLRMQALVGTFKQFNSTNLNGFRAFKGAFGKEFLEKYRKRAFYGDGFILNIEELASVFHLPHTNVETPNIVWASAKTAEPPSKLPVLTGNDANDDQISAFGVTNFRGISHQFGMLRYDRSRHVYIIGQTGAGKSGLLELFALSDIFHNQGYAIIDPHGDFAINNMKFIPGSRLNDVIYFNPADTAYPLGFNPLEVTNPNQKTNISSEVIGVLKRMFGDSWGPRLEYILRYTILALLDRPEATMLDITRMLTDKEFRKETLGYCRDTVVLQFWNVEFASWNDKFVAEAIAPVLNKVGAFTANPIIRNIIGQPKSTFNIRQIMDEGKILIVNLSKGLIGEDNAAILGSFLVTKIQLAAMSRSDIPDVRDRRPFYLYVDEFQNFATDSFATILSEARKYGLNLTVANQYISQMSETVRDAVFGNVGTMISFRVSADDAPILAKQFEPNFESIDLLQMHNRNFVINMVIGGEKTPAFSARSLELPPSQADNTPHIIEHSRRMYSKSREDVEREISDTIMPNRNQKKQAVPKPNPQTNSQPNKTQPSIDSGEVVLQIRGNNGLDKPKSSSEVATTPESTATTTPKRRRRRRKKSTTQ; encoded by the coding sequence ATGCAGATTATTTCTTGGATTATTGGTACGTTATTACAATGGTATGTTTGGATGCCAATTGTAGCAGTTCTGGTATTTCTGACGTGGCGAAATTATCGAAGAATCGAAGAATTTACTCCTGTTGAGAGCGTACTATTAGTTCTGGAAATCCCACGGACCAATGATAAACAGGAGTTGGCCGCCGAGCAGCTGTTTGCCTCACTCCACGGCATCTTACGCGACAATAAAGAACTGCGCTTATCCGGTGGACAGCAGGAGCATATTAGTTTTGAGATTGCTTCGGTTAATGGTCAAATTCGCTTTTATGTTTGGGTGCCAAAAACTCTGCAAAGTTTCGTCGAGGGTCAAATTTACTCGCAATATCCAACCGTCCAAATTCATCAAGCCAACGAAGATTATACCGAGCACGAGCGTGATCACGAGGTTGCGTATTCAACCGAACTAACTTTAACTACGGATGAATTTTTACCAATTCGCACCTTTCAGAATTTTGAAGTTGACCCGCTAGCTGGTGTTACCGGCACCCTCGCCAAATTAGAAACTACCGGAGAAGAGCTATGGATTCAGGTGCTAGCTCGACCGATTCCTGATGATTGGCAACACGCTGCAGACAGATATATAAATAATATAAAAAGCGGACGCGGCTTGTCGCTTCCAGGACTCGGCGGTAGCATGCAGTGGATAGTCGGGATACTTGGTGCGCTCTGGCAACCACCGGAGCAGGGAGTCGGTCAGTCTACAGCTGTTGAGTTGTCAGACCGCGATAAAACTCGCATTTCTGAAGCGGAAAAAAAGGCTACAAAGCTTGGCTATGAGGTAAAGATACGACTGGTTTACATGGGCGAAAGTAACACCAACGCAAAGCTTCGCATGCAAGCCCTGGTCGGTACATTTAAGCAATTCAACTCAACCAACCTTAACGGCTTTCGCGCCTTCAAGGGTGCATTCGGTAAAGAATTCCTGGAGAAATATCGTAAGCGAGCATTTTATGGCGACGGCTTTATCTTAAACATTGAAGAACTAGCTTCTGTCTTTCACCTACCACACACCAATGTTGAGACACCGAATATTGTCTGGGCTAGTGCCAAAACCGCCGAACCACCGTCCAAACTACCAGTCTTAACTGGCAATGACGCCAACGACGACCAAATCTCCGCCTTTGGAGTCACTAACTTCCGCGGCATTAGTCATCAATTCGGCATGCTACGCTACGACCGCTCACGCCACGTTTACATTATCGGGCAAACTGGCGCCGGAAAAAGCGGCCTGCTGGAATTATTCGCCCTCAGCGATATCTTCCATAATCAAGGTTACGCCATCATTGACCCACACGGCGATTTCGCTATCAATAACATGAAGTTCATACCGGGCTCAAGACTGAATGACGTCATCTATTTTAACCCAGCCGACACCGCTTACCCCTTAGGGTTTAATCCGCTAGAAGTCACTAATCCCAACCAAAAAACCAATATTTCATCAGAAGTGATTGGCGTCCTGAAGCGCATGTTCGGCGATTCGTGGGGTCCGCGGCTGGAATACATTTTACGCTACACTATTCTGGCGCTACTTGACCGACCAGAAGCCACTATGCTTGATATTACTCGCATGCTAACAGATAAAGAATTCCGCAAAGAGACGCTGGGCTATTGTCGCGATACCGTGGTCCTACAATTCTGGAATGTTGAGTTTGCCAGCTGGAACGATAAATTTGTCGCTGAAGCAATCGCACCGGTGCTAAATAAAGTCGGCGCCTTTACCGCCAACCCAATCATCCGCAACATCATTGGCCAGCCTAAATCTACGTTCAATATTCGTCAAATCATGGACGAAGGCAAAATCCTCATCGTCAATTTATCGAAGGGCTTAATTGGTGAAGACAACGCCGCCATTCTGGGATCCTTCTTAGTCACAAAAATTCAGCTCGCTGCCATGTCACGATCAGACATTCCTGACGTTCGCGATCGTCGTCCGTTCTATCTCTATGTCGATGAGTTCCAGAATTTCGCCACTGATTCATTTGCCACCATCTTATCCGAAGCTCGCAAATACGGTCTTAATCTGACTGTCGCCAATCAGTATATTTCCCAAATGAGTGAAACTGTTCGTGACGCCGTTTTTGGTAACGTTGGTACCATGATTTCTTTCCGAGTTTCTGCCGATGACGCACCGATCCTAGCTAAACAGTTTGAGCCAAACTTTGAATCAATTGACCTACTACAGATGCATAATCGTAATTTTGTTATCAATATGGTAATCGGCGGCGAAAAAACTCCTGCATTTTCAGCGCGCAGCCTGGAGCTTCCACCGTCCCAAGCGGACAATACGCCACATATCATCGAACATTCAAGGCGTATGTATTCGAAGAGCAGGGAGGATGTCGAGAGAGAAATTAGCGACACTATCATGCCCAACAGAAATCAGAAAAAGCAGGCCGTCCCAAAGCCGAATCCGCAGACCAATAGTCAACCAAATAAAACACAACCCTCTATAGATAGCGGGGAGGTTGTCCTGCAAATTCGTGGCAATAATGGATTAGATAAGCCTAAGTCCTCATCAGAAGTTGCAACCACGCCCGAATCAACCGCGACCACCACGCCAAAAAGACGACGCCGACGACGGAAAAAGAGCACCACTCAATAA
- a CDS encoding phospho-N-acetylmuramoyl-pentapeptide-transferase, which produces MGVALQTVTNELTHVFLLSVGAFLLAMFLTPVYTFFAYRYRFWKKQRSESTDGKKLKVFAKFQAAKLRRNIPTMAGVIGVISIFIVTFLFNLDRAQTWLPLAALVGGGAVGLIDDVINLRGLGGGAAGLRSPVKFALITLIGVVLGWFFFAKLGVMSFHVPFMGDVNIGWLIIPLFAFAVVATGNAVNISDGMDGLAGGLLGTSFGAFGVIALLQQQVLLAGFCFTVVGVLLSYLWFNIYPARFFMGDVGSFAYGVSLGVVAMLTDSLLLLPVIGLLFVVEAGSSLMQIASKKIFKRKIFLSAPIHHHLEAIGWPETKVTMRFWVIGCVMAFVGVMLALAGGHIA; this is translated from the coding sequence ATGGGAGTAGCCTTACAGACAGTCACTAATGAATTAACTCATGTGTTTTTACTGAGCGTTGGGGCGTTTTTACTGGCGATGTTTTTGACGCCAGTTTATACGTTTTTTGCTTATAGGTATCGATTCTGGAAGAAGCAGAGATCAGAGAGCACTGACGGCAAAAAATTAAAGGTTTTTGCTAAGTTTCAAGCGGCAAAACTACGGCGAAATATTCCAACAATGGCGGGTGTGATTGGTGTGATTTCTATTTTTATTGTGACGTTTTTATTTAACTTGGACCGAGCTCAGACATGGCTACCATTGGCGGCGCTGGTCGGTGGTGGGGCGGTTGGGCTGATTGACGACGTTATTAATCTACGTGGGCTAGGCGGCGGGGCGGCGGGTTTACGTAGTCCGGTAAAGTTTGCGCTAATCACCCTTATCGGCGTGGTTCTTGGCTGGTTCTTCTTCGCTAAATTAGGCGTGATGAGTTTTCATGTGCCGTTTATGGGTGATGTAAATATTGGCTGGTTGATTATTCCGCTGTTTGCATTTGCGGTAGTGGCGACCGGTAATGCGGTGAATATTTCTGACGGCATGGATGGACTGGCTGGCGGTCTGCTGGGTACTAGCTTTGGTGCTTTTGGGGTGATTGCTTTGTTGCAGCAACAGGTACTGTTGGCAGGGTTCTGTTTTACGGTAGTTGGCGTACTTCTTAGCTATTTGTGGTTTAATATTTATCCAGCGCGGTTTTTCATGGGCGATGTTGGTAGTTTCGCCTATGGAGTGAGTTTGGGGGTAGTGGCTATGCTGACGGATTCGCTACTATTATTGCCTGTAATTGGATTGTTATTTGTAGTAGAGGCAGGCTCGAGTCTGATGCAAATTGCTAGTAAAAAGATTTTTAAGCGAAAAATTTTCTTATCTGCACCAATTCATCATCACCTGGAAGCAATTGGCTGGCCGGAAACTAAAGTAACGATGCGGTTTTGGGTGATTGGCTGCGTGATGGCATTTGTGGGGGTCATGCTGGCACTAGCAGGGGGGCACATTGCGTAA
- a CDS encoding peptidoglycan D,D-transpeptidase FtsI family protein, whose protein sequence is MQRLIIRSRTSYLAIVLLVAMAAFVLRLFQLQILQYGKYTELARASQQRQFVIPAERGKIYMMDGKTPVPVVLNQATYTVIADPQAVDNKERNQIITSLREIAGGEMTDGAAERLANKKSRYEVLAKNITRTQAEKLKEKNFAGVLYQQGSVRSYPEGGLGAHVLGFVNAAGEGQYGVEGSLNNRLKGQDGLLQSVTDVRNVPLTVGKNNMRIEAKSGDNLALTVDRNVQSQVELTLKKGIEAANATEGSAVIMNPKNGQILALANYPTYNPAEFNKQKNAAVFMNSASMVPFEPGSIIKSFSFATAIDEGAVTPSSTYNNTDCIKVADRTMCNALRGLSGTTTIQGAFNNSLNVGTITAIRRLGNGSQINLAARQVLYEYYHDKFGFGQKTGIELGEASGYIYPPDSVEGNEVRYSAMTYGQSMNLTMVQVAAGFSSLVNGGQYYKPTVLRGVIDGYGNLKSSESKSIRQTVSGNTSSQMRTMLATARQSSFLSKSDKPGYEIGGKTGTSEAVVNGSYTQKETIATYIGYGGGKNGAEYVIMVRVAAPGKRINLQGNFHAGPIFTDISNWMIDYMKIAPKE, encoded by the coding sequence ATGCAGCGGCTTATTATTCGTTCAAGAACTAGTTATTTGGCCATCGTTTTACTCGTAGCGATGGCGGCTTTTGTGTTGCGATTATTCCAATTGCAGATTCTACAATATGGCAAATACACAGAGCTAGCTCGTGCTAGTCAGCAGCGTCAGTTTGTTATTCCTGCAGAGCGTGGGAAAATTTATATGATGGACGGAAAAACTCCAGTGCCAGTAGTTCTAAACCAAGCGACTTACACGGTGATTGCGGATCCTCAGGCGGTTGATAATAAAGAGCGGAATCAGATTATTACGAGCCTGAGGGAGATTGCTGGCGGGGAGATGACTGATGGGGCGGCTGAGCGTTTGGCTAATAAAAAATCGCGATATGAGGTTTTGGCAAAAAATATCACCAGAACTCAGGCGGAAAAATTAAAAGAGAAAAATTTTGCTGGGGTGCTATATCAGCAGGGTTCCGTCAGGAGCTATCCTGAGGGTGGACTAGGTGCGCATGTTTTAGGTTTTGTGAATGCAGCGGGCGAAGGTCAATATGGCGTGGAAGGCTCGCTTAACAACCGACTTAAGGGACAAGATGGTCTATTGCAGTCTGTGACTGACGTAAGAAATGTGCCGCTCACTGTTGGAAAAAATAATATGAGAATTGAGGCAAAGTCTGGCGATAATTTAGCGTTGACGGTTGATCGAAATGTTCAAAGTCAGGTGGAGTTGACACTTAAAAAGGGGATTGAAGCTGCAAATGCCACTGAAGGTAGTGCGGTTATTATGAATCCCAAAAATGGTCAAATATTAGCATTGGCTAACTACCCAACATATAATCCAGCGGAGTTTAATAAGCAAAAGAATGCGGCGGTGTTTATGAATAGTGCTTCAATGGTGCCATTTGAGCCGGGTTCAATTATCAAGTCATTTAGCTTTGCTACAGCTATAGATGAAGGGGCTGTTACTCCGTCTAGTACATATAATAACACAGACTGTATTAAGGTTGCCGATCGGACTATGTGTAATGCTTTAAGGGGTCTAAGCGGCACTACTACGATTCAAGGAGCGTTTAATAATTCTCTTAACGTTGGTACGATTACGGCAATACGTAGGCTGGGTAATGGTTCGCAGATTAATCTTGCTGCTCGTCAGGTTTTATATGAATATTATCATGATAAATTTGGGTTCGGTCAGAAGACAGGAATTGAGCTGGGTGAGGCGTCAGGGTATATTTATCCGCCAGATAGCGTTGAAGGTAACGAAGTGCGCTATTCAGCAATGACTTACGGTCAGAGTATGAATCTGACGATGGTGCAAGTGGCGGCTGGATTTTCGTCGCTGGTAAATGGCGGTCAGTATTATAAGCCAACTGTCCTTAGAGGGGTAATTGATGGCTATGGTAATCTAAAATCGTCAGAAAGTAAGTCAATTCGTCAGACGGTAAGCGGTAATACCTCATCGCAAATGAGGACGATGTTAGCGACTGCTCGCCAATCTTCTTTCTTGTCAAAAAGTGACAAGCCTGGCTATGAGATTGGTGGAAAAACTGGTACGTCCGAGGCGGTGGTTAACGGTTCTTACACTCAGAAGGAAACGATTGCTACTTATATTGGTTATGGCGGTGGTAAAAATGGTGCCGAATATGTCATAATGGTACGTGTAGCAGCGCCAGGTAAGAGGATTAATCTACAAGGAAATTTCCACGCCGGGCCAATTTTTACGGATATATCCAATTGGATGATTGATTATATGAAAATAGCACCAAAGGAATAG
- a CDS encoding UDP-N-acetylglucosamine--N-acetylmuramyl-(pentapeptide) pyrophosphoryl-undecaprenol N-acetylglucosamine transferase has protein sequence MKVVKILAVGGGSGGHVTPVVAVFRELQKTGDHELRFWCDKKFGTSARGIFAKFDETIPVELITAGKLRRYHGKSLSFHLHPSILLPNLRDGFKVVVGFFQSLFKLIAWRPDVIFIKGGYVCLPVGYAARLLRIPLVLHDSDAHPGLTNRLLSPFAKAIGTGAPLEYYNYPPEKASYVGIPVAPEFRPYSEAERQKLKAKLGFDSNKPLVVVTGGGLGARRINSAILAIREDLLAEASVFLISGNLQYEEILKQAGERSGWRLQAFVHNGMAEVLAAADIVVTRAGATTLLELAALHKPTVIIPNGRLTGGHQLKNAKVYQDALAALIVSEDELDKDDQILARKIIGVLKSQKILKGLGDNFGKFAKPDAAKDMVKIILTTIRRQGRRR, from the coding sequence GTGAAGGTGGTCAAGATCTTAGCGGTCGGCGGCGGCTCAGGCGGACACGTTACGCCGGTGGTAGCCGTATTTAGGGAATTACAAAAGACTGGTGATCACGAGCTTCGTTTTTGGTGCGATAAAAAGTTTGGCACCAGCGCACGTGGGATTTTTGCTAAATTTGACGAAACTATTCCAGTTGAGCTGATTACTGCTGGGAAACTGCGGCGATATCATGGTAAGAGTCTGTCGTTCCATTTACACCCATCAATATTACTACCAAATCTTCGTGACGGCTTTAAGGTAGTTGTCGGATTTTTCCAAAGCTTATTTAAGCTAATAGCCTGGCGGCCGGATGTTATTTTCATAAAAGGTGGTTACGTTTGCTTGCCTGTAGGTTATGCTGCGAGATTATTGCGAATCCCGTTAGTCCTTCATGACTCTGATGCTCATCCGGGGTTAACTAATCGCCTGCTTAGTCCATTTGCAAAAGCTATTGGTACTGGTGCACCCCTCGAATATTATAATTATCCTCCTGAAAAAGCGTCGTATGTTGGTATACCAGTGGCGCCAGAATTTCGTCCTTATTCTGAGGCCGAGCGGCAAAAATTGAAGGCGAAATTAGGCTTTGATTCCAATAAGCCACTGGTTGTCGTCACCGGTGGTGGGCTAGGTGCTAGGCGTATTAATTCTGCAATTTTAGCAATCAGGGAAGATCTCTTAGCTGAGGCTTCGGTGTTTTTAATATCTGGAAACCTGCAGTACGAAGAAATACTTAAGCAGGCTGGTGAGCGCAGTGGATGGCGACTTCAAGCCTTTGTCCATAATGGTATGGCTGAAGTTTTGGCGGCAGCAGATATAGTTGTAACTAGGGCGGGGGCGACCACTCTTCTGGAGCTGGCCGCGCTTCATAAACCTACTGTGATTATCCCTAACGGCCGTCTGACAGGTGGTCATCAGCTAAAGAATGCCAAGGTGTATCAGGACGCATTGGCTGCTTTGATAGTTTCAGAGGACGAACTAGATAAGGATGATCAAATTTTGGCACGTAAGATTATTGGTGTATTGAAATCGCAGAAGATTCTTAAGGGTTTAGGCGATAATTTTGGCAAGTTTGCCAAGCCTGATGCGGCCAAAGATATGGTGAAGATTATTCTGACTACTATACGAAGACAGGGTAGGCGAAGGTGA
- a CDS encoding DUF2726 domain-containing protein — translation METLMFIIAVVIVIFIIGLGKINDRGSIKKYTKREYRYTKKSCVITENELSFYKTLQEAVSGCVIIPQAHLSMFLEHRIKGQSWNGALNKIDRKSIDFLICTNDMSPLIAVELDDSTHNQPRRKERDNFVNSIISDAGIPLLRFRTNEWNSDLIKQRIAQAFQK, via the coding sequence ATGGAAACACTTATGTTTATAATAGCTGTAGTTATCGTAATTTTTATTATAGGGTTGGGAAAAATAAATGATAGAGGTTCAATTAAAAAATACACAAAGAGGGAATACAGATATACTAAAAAATCCTGTGTAATTACAGAAAATGAACTGTCATTCTACAAAACCCTGCAAGAAGCCGTAAGTGGATGTGTAATTATACCCCAAGCCCACTTAAGTATGTTCTTGGAGCACAGAATAAAAGGGCAGAGTTGGAATGGGGCGCTTAACAAGATAGATAGAAAATCAATAGACTTCTTAATCTGCACCAATGATATGTCTCCTCTTATAGCAGTAGAGCTTGACGACAGCACGCACAACCAGCCAAGGCGTAAAGAACGTGATAATTTCGTTAATTCAATCATCAGTGACGCAGGCATCCCCCTATTGCGCTTCAGAACTAACGAATGGAACAGTGATCTAATCAAGCAGAGAATTGCACAAGCTTTTCAAAAATAA